The Candidozyma auris chromosome 1, complete sequence genome includes a region encoding these proteins:
- a CDS encoding ATP-dependent 3'-5' DNA helicase codes for MPWPESFNSLYRKFALINTHLTFLSSFSRQTIPTFEHIQKLNDDISRLDLQMIKDLLPDGDVTFDYIDENQLLIGERIDFKRTKGGLNQNQPRSIDDAYEAVARKNADKPEKQLLVFEFCDVKVRGIGAVIKGKDKWKKAKTTKSPSPPKFFTVTKELTMESLSQEQLRAIIAGRNEFFTSCVDEYLESFTQEEIEEGVPFKALVEKNVKNIPEPSYLSDPVEVMTVRNTEIVSDEKPNVETMLQTLKEKPLFRDQISTLATLTEQRAARHQALSHELLHGHLVDALWDHKGIDALENGLYTHQAKALEAVLAQQKHVIVSTSTSSGKSLIYQLPVLSDILDDCDSGINAHRRTTTAMFIFPTKALAQDQKRHLSELIAHLPPRHRKITVDTYDGDTPTKDRAHIRNYADIIFTNPDAIHAAILPNHAVEAPDERRGWTEFLTNLKYVVIDELHVYKGTFGVHVSYVMARLNRLKAQLDSQSRTKYISCSATIKNPESHFRTICSIPDDEEIAHIHEDGSPSSEKKLILWEPPLMMNKKGQRELPQSKLKSATTVDSPIKSAFLPREHVVGESAKILIHLLCMLPSIKVILFCPIREVCELVIKECRTLINSKEFPQWSNISEHDIMSYRGGYSKTDRRAIEQKMFTGKLRAIVATNALELGIDLSDLDVVISCGFPGSKSNLHQQFGRAGRSRNSKGSLAILVCGSNPLDRFYLKNPNEVLDKESYEDLCVEGILDGSSNRVVMSMHLQCAAFEWPIHIEDDLRWFSPHNAEKMNETFRQLCMDKLHKDDNGYYRTDPRYLPWPAEKVSLRAIDDVMFAVVDVTNNRNVVIEEVEAVRTSFTLYEGGIFLHQGFPYLVKEFSFEGQYAKVERVKVTWNTQQRDFSDVDPMEIQMVKKLHPPGMEAASDIPVFFGKIQTTVIVFGYFKVDRKGEILDVVEVKNPPIRLQSKGLWIDIPTSAIEAIKEKSLSPAGGIHAAQHAIMNILPLFITGGATTNPNARWTSSVGDSELSTECKAPEKEFASKQSKRKRPARLIFHDSKGGSQGTGISAKTFEFIDEIIDTTYKRVSGCECEWGCPMCVTGAFCKENMLVMSKPAAVIILGTLIGHDLTSLVESVPDGPEPNMPNIGFETIVSTTEHIKFSPDVQIVDVRKARRKLQQPIKKEDNY; via the coding sequence ATGCCATGGCCCGAGTCGTTCAACTCTTTATATAGAAAGTTTGCGCTTATAAACACGCATTTGACGTTCTTGTCTTCGTTTTCTCGTCAAACAATCCCTACTTTCGAACATATTCAGAAACTTAATGATGACATCTCCAGGCTTGATCTACAGATGATCAAGGACCTTCTACCGGATGGTGACGTCACTTTCGACtacattgatgaaaatcagCTTCTTATAGGAGAGAGAATTGACTTCAAGCGTACAAAGGGCGGTCTCAACCAGAATCAGCCCAGATCAATAGACGATGCGTATGAGGCCGTTGCCCGCAAGAACGCCGACAAGCCTGAGAAGCAGCTTCTCGTATTTGAATTCTGCGATGTCAAGGTGAGAGGGATCGGGGCTGTGATCAAGGGCAAGGACAAGTGGAAAAAGGCCAAGACAACGAAGTCACCACTGCCTCCAAAGTTCTTCACGGTAACCAAGGAACTAACCATGGAACTGCTTTCGCAAGAGCAGCTACGTGCAATCATAGCAGGTAGAAATGAGTTTTTTACTTCCTGTGTTGATGAATATTTGGAAAGCTTTACTCAagaggagatcgaggaaGGAGTACCCTTCAAGGCACTCGTTGAGAAAAACGTCAAGAACATCCCAGAGCCTTCATACTTGAGCGATCCAGTAGAAGTGATGACAGTCAGAAATACTGAAATTGTATCAGATGAAAAGCCCAATGTCGAGACTATGCTTCAGacgttgaaggagaagcccTTGTTCAGGGATCAAATTTCGACTCTAGCAACATTGACAGAGCAAAGGGCAGCTAGGCACCAAGCACTTAGccatgagcttcttcatggaCACTTGGTAGATGCTTTGTGGGACCACAAGGGCATTGATGCTCTTGAGAACGGGCTCTATACTCACCAAGCGAAGGCCCTCGAAGCCGTCCTCGCTCAGCAGAAGCATGTCATTGTAAGTACTTCCACAAGTTCAGGTAAGTCACTAATTTACCAGCTACCAGTGCTCAGTGATATACTTGATGACTGCGATAGCGGTATCAATGCCCACAGGAGAACTACTACGGCTATGTTCATCTTCCCCACAAAGGCACTAGCTCAAGACCAAAAGAGACATCTATCAGAGCTAATAGCTCATTTACCTCCCAGGCATAGGAAAATCACTGTGGACACCTATGACGGTGACACCCCTACAAAGGATAGAGCACACATCAGAAACTATGCTGATATCATTTTTACAAACCCAGATGCTATTCACGCTGCAATCTTACCTAATCATGCTGTCGAGGCACCTGACGAAAGACGTGGTTGGACAGAGTTCCTTACGAATCTCAAGTATGTTGTTATCGATGAATTGCATGTGTACAAAGGTACCTTTGGGGTTCATGTCTCGTACGTCATGGCTCGACTTAATCGTTTGAAGGCACAGTTGGACAGCCAAAGCCGTACAAAGTACATCTCGTGCTCTGCGACCATCAAAAACCCGGAGTCACATTTCCGAACCATATGTTCCATTCcggatgatgaagaaatagCCCACATCCATGAGGACGGAAGCCCGAGCTCtgaaaaaaagctcattCTTTGGGAACCGCCTCTTATGATGAATAAAAAGGGACAGCGTGAATTACCGCAAAGCAAGCTCAAGCTGGCAACAACTGTGGATAGTCCAATTAAGTCTGCGTTTCTTCCTCGAGAGCATGTTGTGGGCGAGCTGGCAAAAATCTTAAtacaccttctttgcatGCTACCGTCGATTaaggtgattttgttcTGTCCTATCAGAGAGGTTTGTGAATTGGTTATCAAAGAATGTCGGACACTTATCAACTCAAAAGAATTTCCCCAATGGAGTAACATCAGTGAACATGATATAATGTCTTATAGAGGCGGGTACTCGAAGACAGATCGCAGAGCAATAGAGCAAAAGATGTTCACAGGGAAGCTACGGGCCATTGTAGCTACCAATGCATTGGAGCTTGGGATTGATCTTTCGGACTTAGATGTCGTGATAAGCTGTGGTTTTCCGGGCCTGAAACTGAATTTGCACCAACAATTCGGTCGAGcaggaagaagcaggaaTTCGAAAGGCAGTTTGGCGATTCTTGTTTGTGGATCAAACCCTCTCGACAGATTTTATTTGAAAAACCCCAACGAGGTGTTGGACAAAGAGTCGTACGAAGATCTCTGCGTTGAGGGTATTTTGGATGGGAGTCTGAACAGAGTGGTGATGTCGATGCACCTACAATGTGCTGCATTTGAATGGCCCATACATATCGAGGATGATTTACGTTGGTTTTCACCTCACAACGCAGAAAAAATGAATGAGACTTTCAGGCAGCTATGCATGGACAAACTCCACAAAGATGACAACGGCTACTATCGAACAGATCCCAGGTATCTTCCTTGGCCAGCTGAAAAAGTCAGTCTAAGGGCGATTGACGACGTTATGTTTGCAGTTGTAGATGTCACCAACAATCGGAATGTTGTGATCGAGGAAGTTGAGGCAGTGAGAACAAGCTTCACATTGTATGAAGGTGgcatttttcttcaccaaggTTTTCCATACCTAGTAAAGGAATTCAGCTTTGAGGGACAATATGCGAAGGTTGAGCGAGTCAAGGTCACCTGGAACACTCAGCAAAGAGATTTTTCGGATGTCGATCCAATGGAAATTCAAATGGTCAAAAAGTTACATCCGCCGGGGATGGAAGCTGCCTCTGATATCCCagttttttttggaaagattCAAACAACCGTGATCGTTTTCGGCTACTTCAAGGTAGACAGGAAAGGTGAAATTTTAGATGTGgtggaagtcaaaaatCCTCCAATTAGACTTCAATCTAAAGGTCTTTGGATAGACATCCCTACTTCTGCAATCGAGGCAATCAAAGAAAAGTCACTTAGTCCTGCTGGGGGTATTCACGCTGCGCAACATGCAATCATGAATATACTTCCCTTGTTCATCACGGGTGGAGCCACTACGAATCCAAATGCTCGGTGGACATCTTCAGTCGGAGACTCGGAGCTTTCGACAGAATGTAAAGCACCAGAAAAGGAGTTCGCCTCTAAGCAGTCTAAAAGAAAGCGCCCAGCTAGACTCATTTTTCATGATTCCAAAGGCGGTTCGCAGGGAACGGGTATATCTGCGAAAACATTCGAGTTCATCGATGAGATCATTGACACAACATACAAACGTGTGAGTGGTTGTGAATGTGAATGGGGCTGTCCAATGTGCGTAACAGGGGCCTTTTGCAAGGAAAATATGCTTGTGATGTCAAAGCCAGCGGCCGTGATTATATTAGGGACTCTTATTGGTCATGATCTCACAAGTCTTGTGGAGCTGGTTCCTGACGGACCAGAGCCAAATATGCCCAACATAGGTTTCGAAACAATTGTTAGCACGACAGAGCATATCAAGTTTTCACCTGATGTTCAAATCGTGGATGTGAgaaaagcaagaagaaagttgcAGCAGCcaatcaaaaaagaagacaactACTAA
- the CSK1 gene encoding mitogen-activated protein kinase: MADYKVYRDQKFLLPRRYKLIKVLGSGSYGVVCSVVDTKARDQCVELAVKKVGRIFKDPILMRRAIRELRLMRFLRGHRNIVSLIDVQMVTMEAYAGVYCYQELMDWDLNDVLVSRMELSEFHIQHLVYQILKGLMYTHSANIIHRDLKPGNILINRSGTIKIADFGLARGITSAPAASSPITNHVATRYYRAPELLFLETKYGKEVDMWAVGCILGEMYGRRPMMAGKDSLGQLVKIIEMLGQPTKKLLRIRGWLIPSELKKIRVEDSIEKSSARLARINKKRYGKLYPFASEDAIELLDSLIRWDPKARLTVEQAIESPFFHSVRSVPGESTAPGIFEFGAEEEIEHLDELSQMLYNEVEEFQAQRVAEETLVRPPRRQIEKVETEGSSARLRMTGNV, translated from the exons ATGGCAGACTACAAAGTATACAGAGACCAaaagtttcttcttcctcgcCGCTACAAACTCATCAAGGTGCTTGGATCAGGCTCCTATGGAGTTGTTTGCCTGGTGGTCGATACCAAGGCACGAGACCAGTGCGTGGAGTTGGCGGTAAAGAAAGTTGGGCGAATCTTCAAGGACCCTATCTTGATGAGAAGGGCTATTCGGGAGCTTCGGCTCATGAGGTTCCTCAGGGGCCACAGAAAC ATTGTATCTCTCATAGATGTGCAAATGGTCACTATGGAGGCATACGCCGGGGTTTACTGCTACCAGGAGCTCATGGACTGGGACCTCAACGATGTATTGGTTTCGAGAATGGAGCTTCTGGAGTTCCACATCCAGCATCTCGTCTACCAGATCCTCAAGGGACTCATGTACACTCACAGCGCCAACATCATCCATCGAGACTTAAAGCCGGGGAACATTTTGATCAATCGCCTGGGTACCATCAAAATCGCCGACTTTGGGCTTGCAAGAGGCATCACAAGTGCTCCTGCTGCCTCCAGTCCCATCACGAACCATGTAGCTACTCGATACTACCGAGCTCCAGAGCTCTTGTTTTTAGAGACGAAATACGGCAAGGAAGTGGACATGTGGGCCGTTGGGTGTATTTTAGGGGAGATGTACGGGCGGCGTCCCATGATGGCCGGGAAGGATTCCTTAGGCCAATTGGTGAAAATCATTGAGATGCTCGGGCAGCCTACGAaaaagttgttgagaatTAGAGGGTGGCTCATTCCACTggaattgaaaaaaataCGGGTCGAGGATTCGATAGAGAAGTCGCTGGCGAGGCTCGCTAgaatcaacaagaagcgGTACGGCAAATTGTACCCTTTTGCAAGCGAAGACGCCATTGAGCTCTTGGACAGTCTTATTCGGTGGGACCCAAAAGCACGGTTGACGGTGGAGCAGGCAATCGAGAGCCCTTTTTTCCACAGCGTGAGAAGTGTTCCTGGAGAAAGTACTGCTCCAGGCATCTTTGAATTCGGCGCCGAGGAGGAGATCGAACACTTGGACGAGCTCTCTCAGATGCTCTACAACGAGGTGGAAGAATTTCAAGCACAACGAGTGGCAGAGGAAACATTGGTGAGGCCGCCGAGAAGGCAGATAGAGAAGGTGGAGACGGAGGGAAGCAGCGCGAGGTTGAGGATGACTGGCAATGTGTGA
- the SUI2 gene encoding translation initiation factor eIF2 subunit alpha has product MSTNCRFYENKYPEVDEVVMVNVQEIAEMGAYVKLLEYDNIEGMVLLSELSRRRIRSIQKLIRVGKNEVAVVLRVDKEKGYIDLSKRRVSAEDIVKCDERYNKSKAVHSILRHCAEKYGVSLEDLYRTVGWPLSRKYGHAYDAFKLSITDPSIFDGIEAPSTEILEELKLYISRRLTPSAIKIRSDVEVSCFSYEGIDAIKNALQQAASVSTEQMQVKAKLIAAPLYEISTQALDKSQGIALLEKAIEKVAEAIEASGGNCKVTMAPKAVSASEDAELQALLERKAAEDKDSSDEEDE; this is encoded by the coding sequence ATGAGCACTAACTGCCGATTTTACGAGAACAAGTACCCCGAGGTGGATGAGGTGGTCATGGTGAATGTCCAGGAGATCGCCGAGATGGGTGCTTAcgtcaagcttttggagTACGACAACATCGAGGGTATGGTCTTGTTGTCTGAGTTGTCGAGAAGGCGTATTCGTTCGATCCAGAAGTTGATTCGTGTTGGTAAGAATGAGGTTGCTGTTGTCTTGAGAGTCGACAAGGAGAAAGGTTACATTGACTTGTCCAAGAGAAGAGTTTCTGCGGAGGATATCGTTAAGTGTGACGAGAGATACAACAAGTCCAAGGCTGTCCACTCCATCTTGAGACACTGTGCTGAGAAATACGGTGTTTCTTTGGAGGATCTCTATCGTACTGTTGGCTGGCCCTTGCTGAGGAAATATGGCCACGCATACGATGCATTCAAATTATCCATCACAGACCCATCCATCTTCGATGGCATCGAGGCTCCATCcacagagatcttggaggAATTAAAGTTGTACATCAGCCGTAGATTGACGCCATCTGCTATAAAAATCAGATCGGACGTGGAAGTGTCGTGCTTTTCGTACGAGGGCATCgatgccatcaagaacGCTTTGCAACAGGCCGCCTCTGTTTCTACTGAGCAGATGCAAGTGaaggccaagttgattGCTGCTCCATTATATGAGATTTCTACGCAAGCTTTAGATAAAAGCCAGGGTATTGCCTTGTTAGAAAAAGCCATCGAGAAGGTTGCCGAGGCCATCGAGGCCAGCGGCGGTAACTGCAAAGTTACAATGGCTCCAAAAGCTGTTAGTGCTTCTGAGGATGCTGAGTTGcaggctcttttggaaagaaaagctgCTGAGGACAAGGACTCTTCCGACGAAGAGGACGAGTAA
- the AFP99 gene encoding Afp99p gives MLRSIVFIICSGAALASVIQDPIGLASKKSFIDEIYGELVDTQDSRTHKAHLLQSNLVTASQNNVFENIEPETHLSFSQLESQYQESLRRSAHNGYLRSRSKVKFPDDDDTSDLDGINMFGGIVTYAGFPTFNCFDKSQFDKNIDIAIVGAPFDTGVSYRPGARFGPDAIRSGARRLKGGVNPARGNSRNSPLAKLDPYRTDLSIIDCGDVPMTPFDNRIALNQLYRGERAIHAHSGKKGATRVITMGGDHTITLMALRAAYEKYGKLAVLHFDSHIDTWNPKVLGGGITDYMSLNHGTFLHYAAEQGYLAKDHCLHLGIRAPYVDNKYDEKHDRECGFDLFTARDIDSIGTKGIVDKVKSVVGNMPVYISVDIDVLDPSHAPGTGTMEVGGWTTRELLTILDSLDGLHVVGADVVEVSPPFDSNSEITSLAATAVIDSILGLMVYDI, from the coding sequence ATGCTTCGCTCAATTGTCTTCATTATTTGCTCTGGAGCAGCTTTGGCCAGTGTGATCCAGGACCCCATTGGCCTCGCCCTGAAAAAGTCCttcattgacgaaatcTACGGTGAATTGGTCGACACCCAAGACTCCCGCACCCACAAGGCCCATCTTTTGCAACTGAATTTGGTAACTGCTTCACAGAACAATGTGTTTGAGAATATCGAACCTGAGACCCACCTTCTGTTCTCTCAATTGGAGCTGCAATATCAAGAGCTGTTGAGGAGACTGGCTCACAATGGCTACTTGCGCCTGCGCCTGAAGGTAAAGTTCCCAGACGACGACGATACTCTGGATTTGGACGGTATCAACATGTTTGGTGGCATAGTCACGTACGCTGGCTTTCCAACGTTCAATTGTTTTGATAAGTCTCAGTTCGACAAGAATATCGACATTGCTATCGTAGGAGCTCCCTTTGACACCGGTGTCTCATACAGACCTGGAGCCAGGTTTGGGCCCGACGCAATTCGCCTGGGCGCAAGAAGATTGAAGGGAGGAGTCAATCCCGCCAGAGGTAATTCACGCAACTCTCCGTTGGCTAAACTTGACCCTTACAGAACTGACTTGAGTATTATAGATTGCGGTGATGTGCCAATGACTCCCTTTGACAACAGAATCGCCTTGAACCAACTCTATCGAGGTGAGAGAGCGATCCACGCACATTCAGGAAAAAAGGGCGCCACTCGAGTCATCACCATGGGTGGTGATCACACAATTACACTCATGGCATTGAGAGCGGCATACGAGAAATATGGTAAGCTTGCAGTGTTACACTTCGACAGCCACATCGATACCTGGAATCCTAAGGTGCTCGGAGGAGGCATCACCGATTACATGTCGCTCAACCACGGCACTTTTCTTCACTATGCAGCCGAGCAGGGCTATTTGGCCAAAGACCACTGCCTCCACTTGGGAATTCGTGCCCCATACGTTGATAACAAGTACGACGAGAAACATGACAGAGAATGTGGCTTTGACCTCTTCACCGCCAGAGATATCGATAGCATCGGTACCAAGGGCATTGTCGATAAGGTCAAGTCAGTTGTTGGAAACATGCCTGTTTACATCTCAGTGGACATTGATGTTCTAGACCCCTCTCATGCCCCAGGAACTGGCACAATGGAAGTGGGCGGCTGGACCACTCGCGAGTTACTCACGATATTGGACTCTTTAGATGGCCTTCACGTTGTAGGCGCCGATGTCGTTGAAGTGAGCCCTCCATTCGACTCGAACAGTGAAATCACCAGTTTGGCGGCAACCGCAGTGATTGACTCGATTCTTGGTCTCATGGTGTATGACATTTAA
- a CDS encoding retromer subunit VPS29, whose protein sequence is MFTLAIGDLYIPDRSSGIPQKFLRLLAPNSNAYPSNPKISQVVCLGNITQSKETLQYLYNISPSFHIVQGEFDDPSVISQQLEHISGNPSNLPQYKVITVDNFRIGFTNGHQIMPQNDPLSLLAFAREINVDILIWGGTHRVEAYTLDGKYFINPGSASGAFHFGWPEIDDIEEEEDVDDDNDEGMTEEKVDEKTEKSSEGDGQDKKESQEELADKDENSSNSKKEENNEDDGKLNDPIPSFCLLETNGSRCTLYIYTYINNEVKVDKVIYQKD, encoded by the coding sequence ATGTTCACCTTAGCCATTGGCGACCTCTACATCCCAGATAGACTGCTGGGAATCCCACAGAAGTTTCTTAGGCTTCTAGCACCGAACAGCAATGCATACCCTTCGAATCCAAAGATTTCCCAAGTTGTGTGTCTAGGTAATATCACGCAGTCTAAGGAGACATTACAATACTTATACAACatttctccttctttccATATTGTCCAGGGTGAATTCGATGATCCCAGTGTTATATCGCAGCAATTAGAGCATATTCTGGGGAACCCTTCCAACTTGCCGCAGTACAAGGTGATCACTGTGGACAACTTTCGCATAGGCTTTACCAATGGCCACCAGATAATGCCTCAGAATGATCCGCTTTCGTTGCTAGCATTTGCAAGGGAAATCAACGTTGATATTTTGATTTGGGGAGGCACGCATAGAGTCGAGGCGTACACTTTGGATGGCAAGTACTTTATCAATCCGGGAAGTGCCAGCGGAGCATTTCATTTTGGCTGGCCTGAAATCGATGACAtagaggaggaggaggatgttgatgatgacaatgACGAGGGTATGACTGAGGAAAAGGTCGACGAAAAGACGGAGAAGTCCAGCGAAGGTGATGGTCAAGATAAAAAGGAATCTCAGGAAGAACTTGCTGATAAAGACGAAAACAGCTCCAACTCtaagaaggaagagaacAACGAAGACGACGGTAAACTCAACGACCCTATTCCCTCCTTTTGTCTTCTAGAAACGAACGGTTCGAGATGCACCCTATACATTTATACTTACATCAACAATGAGGTGAAGGTGGATAAAGTTATCTACCAAAAGGACTGA
- a CDS encoding CCR4-NOT core subunit CDC36, which yields MSTNSPKPMSTSTSRAAGLPPGLQPSRSTNQTPVNNGEASNGAPAADIDSFGLKGIASLLRMDQTEKNSFAYGQDVQLLGLDLSDNSSILKNMASPWQETSRTEVEPYFSLPESIQQSKIVPPPEPCDTKISSFADETLFYIFYTKPRDTLQEYAARELVARNWRYHRDIQVWLTKDSNVEPVLISPDVERGVYIFFDPHNWEKIRKEFVLHYSSVQA from the coding sequence ATGTCCACAAACTCCCCGAAACCTATGTCGACATCAACGAGCCGTGCTGCTGGTCTTCCCCCTGGGCTCCAGCCGTCTCGGTCAACCAATCAGACTCCAGTAAATAATGGCGAAGCTTCCAACGGTGCTCCTGCAGCAGACATCGACAGCTTTGGCCTCAAAGGCATTGCTCTGCTTCTAAGGATGGACCAGACTGAAAAGAACCTGTTTGCATATGGACAGGACGTCCAGCTTTTAGGCTTGGACTTGAGCGACAACAGCAGcattttgaaaaacatGGCATCTCCTTGGCAGGAAACAAGTCGTACAGAAGTGGAACCTTACTTTCTGTTGCCTGAGTCTATCCAACAATCGAAGATAGTACCGCCACCGGAACCTTGCGATACAAAGATTCTGTCGTTTGCCGACGAAACTCTCTTTTACATTTTCTACACCAAGCCTCGTGACACATTGCAAGAATACGCTGCCAGAGAATTAGTGGCTAGAAATTGGCGATACCATAGGGATATACAGGTATGGCTCACAAAAGACTCCAACGTGGAGCCGGTGCTTATCAGCCCAGATGTGGAACGAGGCGTGtacatcttcttcgaccCCCACAATTGGGAGAAGATACGGAAGGAGTTCGTGCTACATTACTCCTCGGTGCAAGCCTAG